CGCTTGATAGCGCTTGTGCATTTCGGCTTTTGCTTCATCAAGGGTAATATTGCGAGTGAGCGCAAGTTGCTCTGGTACCACGTTAAGCCAAAAGTGACTATCGAAATGTAAATCGAGTAATGTTCCGTCCATATCGAGTAAAACGGTATCGATTTTTGACCAATTTAGCATGGGCTTTTCCTTGTGAAAAGTTTATGATTAAGCACAACTGCCATGATAGCAAAATAACGCCAATGACACAGAAAAAGCACCCAACTCCGCCTCAAATTATTAGTAACAATGTAGTTGCTAAAAGCCGTTTATTTACTGTTGAATCGTTAGAGCTTAAGTTTTCTAATGACGAAGAGCGCCAGTATGAGCGCATACGTGGCGGTGGCCGCGGGGCTGTAATGATTGTACCAATAACTGCAGATAACGAAATGCTACTGGTACGAGAGTATTGCGCGGGCACAAACAACTACCAATTAGGCTTTCCTAAAGGCTTGATAGACCCAGGCGAAACGCCACAACAAGCTGCAAACAGAGAGCTCAAAGAAGAAGTGGGCTTTGGTGCTGAATTTTTTGAGCCGTTAAAAGTAGTATCAATGGCACCAAGTTACTTTAACGCGACCATGCATATTTTATTTGCTAAGCAACTATATCCGCAAACGTTAGAAGGTGATGAGCCCGAACCTTTAGTGGTTGTTAAGTGGCCATTAACAGATTGGCAGTCATTATTAGAGCAAGACGATTTTACCGAAGCTCGCAGTGTTGCCGCTTTGCTATTATTAAATAAGTATTTAGCGTCTGGAGCTGCAAATGAATAAATTATTAGAGCCTTGTATTGAACTTGCACAAAGTGCAGGCGATGCCATTATGGCTATTTATAAAAAAGACGATATTGGCCAGCAAGAAAAGTCAGACTCTACGCCTGTTACAAAAGCAGACTTAGCGTCTAATGATGTGCTTGTTGCTGGTTTAAAAGCGCTTGCGCCCGACATTCCTATCATGTCGGAAGAAACGCCTATTCCGGCACTTGCTGACAGACAAAACTGGCAACGCTATTGGCTATTAGATCCGATGGATGGCACCGGCGAGTTTATTTTAGAAAGTGGTGACTTTGCCGTTAATATTGCGCTTATTGAAAATAACCACCCTGTTTTAGGTGTGATTCATTGGCCAGCAAAAGACATTACTTACTTTGCTACCGCTAACCAGGGTGCATTTAAACGAGAAAATGGTAGCGACACAAAAATGTCGGTAGCAACACCCGATAACCTAACGCTGGCAGTAAGCCGTAGACAAAAAATTGAAGCGGTCAGTCAGTATTTAAATACGCAGTTTGCCACTATTGCTGTTGGTTCGTGTTCTTTGAAGGCGTGTATAGTTGCCGAAGGTAAAGCCGACTGCTTTTTACGAATTGGTCCTACAGGCGAGTGGGATACCGGCGCATCACAAGTTATTGTAGAAGAGGCGGGTGGATGTATTACCGATGCAGAGTTTAACCCGCTTACTTATAACCAGCGTGAAAGCACTGAAAACCCTGACTTTATTGTAATGGGGCACCCAGATTGGGAGTTTCAAAAAATGATAAGCCCGCATCAGCGATAGCTATTTATAGTGCCTGTTGGTTGCTTTTTGTTCGGTTGAACGCAATTAACTAGTTAAAGCCTTGCAATATAAGTTTATTCCTATATTATAGCGCTCTCTTCGAAACAGGCTCGTTATTAACACGAAACTATTTCAAAGAAATTACAGGCGCGGGATGGAGCAGAATGATAAATCATTCGCCGGACTGCTTAAACCTGAAGTCGAAGGTCGTCGGTTCAAATTCGCCCCTTAGACTATAAACATACAGGCGCGGGATGGAGCAGCCTGGTAGCTCGTCGGGCTCATAACCCGAAGGTCGTCGGTTCAAATCCGGCTCCCGCAACCAATTTTTAAAAAATTTGGTTACTGTAAAACTCTAGCTTAAGAGACTAAATTAAGTAGTCGATAGACTTAAAATATACAGGCGCGGGATGGAGCAGAATGATAAATCATTCGCCGGACTGCTTAAACCTGAAGTCGAAGGTCGTCGGTTAAAATCCGTCTCTTAGACTATAAACATACAGGCGCGGGATGGAGCAGCCTGGTAGCTCGTCGGGCTCATAACCCGAAGGTCGTCGGTTCAAATCCGGCTCCCGCAACCAATTTCCTTTATGGAGTTGGAAGCCACGTTGTAATGTAAGCAACGCTAAATAAGTATGCATATTTCAGGCGCGGGATGGAGCAGCCTGGTAGCTCGTCGGGCTCATAACCCGAAGGTCGTCGGTTCAAATCCGGCTCCCGCAACCACTGAAATAAAAAGTTAGAATGAATCGACACTCTATATGAGTGTTTTTTTATGCCTAAAATTCAGTGAAATGAATAGCTCGTCGGTCTCAGCTCTCCACTAGCCAGCAAAGGTAGTCGTTTTAAATCTGGCTCCCGCAACCACTGAAATAAAAAGTTAGAATGAATCGACACTCTATATGAGTGTTTTTTTATGCCTAAAATTATATTTCTTTCCTTAAAAAGCACTTTTAGATTTACCCCCCAAGCAATAGCTATAAATATTACAAACTTCTCTAAAAATGCGTTATTACTTAAAACTTTGTATAGTTTGTGTTAAAACGGCAGAAATAATTTTGGGTTGTTAAACATGACTGAGCTTTACCACTGGTTTGATTTAATTGGCATTGCCGTGTTTGCTATTACGGGTACATTGGTTGCACACGAAAAGAAAATGGATGGTTTTGGTGTGGTGGTATTAGCAGCGGTGACAGCCATTGGTGGCGGTACGGTTCGCGACCTAATACTAGATGTGCCAGTATTTTGGTTACACGACCAAAGTTTTTTTTATGCTATTTTAGCTGCGGTATTTATTACCACTCGGCTTATTAACAAGCAAAAGTCGATTCCGCATTACACATTACAAATTGCCGATGCATTTGGTTTAGCATTTTTTGCGGTTATGGGTACTCAAAAAGCCTTACTAGCCGGTATGCCAAATATGACCGCAATTATTATGGGTGTAATTACCGGTTGCTTTGGTGGCATGCTCCGAGATGTGCTTGCCCGCGAAATTCCTATGCTGCTAAAAGGCGAGCTATACGCAATTACCTGTATCGCAGGCGGTGTAGTTTATACTTTGGGTATTCACTTTGCGTTAGCGACCGAACTTGCCATGGTAATGGCAATGCTAACCACCTTATTACTTCGTATTGCAGCTATTAAATGGCAAATCACAGTACACGTTTTTAAATATTCTGACTAAACTAATTAATTAAACCATTAATTAGGATAAGGAATGTCGCTAGCTCGCATTTATTCTCGTGCCCAAGTAGGTATAAACGCCCCCGAGGTTATTGTAGAGGTACACCTTGGGAATGGTTTGCCAGCTTTTCATATTGTAGGGCTTCCTGAGGCCTCAGTTAAAGAATCAAAAGATAGGGTGCGTAGCGCCCTAGAAAACTCACAATTTGGTTTTCCCGATCAACGTATCACCGTAAATTTAGCCCCTGCCGATTTACCTAAAGATGGAGGGCGCTTTGACTTAGCTATTGCCGTAGGTATTTTAGTGGCCTCTGGGCAGGTTGTTTGCCCTGATATACATAAATATGAGTTTTACGGAGAGCTTGCCCTTAATGGCGAAGTGCGTGGTGTAAATGCCATTTTGCCCTCTGTACTTGCAGCAAAAGAACAAGACCGCTGCTGCTTTTTACCTTTTACCAACGATAGCCTCGCAAGTTTGGTGAACGGCGTTAAACGTAAAGCGGTTAATTCGCTGCAAGAAGTGTGGGGCGATTTACTAAATCAGCAGCCGCTGCCTTTAAATATTGAATACCCTGATTGCGCCCAGTCTCCCGACTTTTTACTCGATTTAAGTGATGTTAAAGGCCAACCCGGTGCTAAGCGAGTGCTAGAAATAGCTGCAGCTGGAGGCCATAACCTACTTTTTTTAGGCCCGCCTGGTACGGGCAAATCTATGCTAGCGCAGCGTATGGCAACGATAATGCCAACCATGTCGGACGATGAGGCAATATCAACGGCTGCACTGTATTCTATTATTGGCCAATCTATTGACTTAAATAATTGGCGCCAGCGGCCGTTTCGAAACCCGCACCACACTTGCTCAGCCGTTGCTTTAGTGGGTGGTTCTTCAAACCCTAAGCCGGGTGAAATTTCACTTGCGCATAACGGGGTATTGTTTTTGGACGAGCTTCCGGAATTCGAACGTAAGGTACTTGATTCTCTGCGTGAGCCTATGGAAACCGGTTCTGTGGTTATCTCCCGTGCTGCAAGGCAAATGGAGTTTCCGGCGCAGTTTCAGCTAATAGCTGCACTCAACCCAAGTCCGACTGGATGCCATAATGATAAGCGAGCAACGCCTGACCAAGTTATGCGTTATTTATCTCGCGTGTCAGGCCCGTTTATCGATCGTATCGATTTGCAAATTGAGCTGCCACGTTTAACCAGTGTTGAGCTGCAAAGTACTCAGCCTGAAGAAAGCAGTGCTCAAGTTAGGCAGAGGGTTGAAGCTGCATATCATATTCAGTTAAAACGCCAAGGTAAGGTTAACGCGCGTCTAAATAACAAAGAAATGAATATACACTGTGAGCTTGCGCCTGCTGAGTTGCAGTTTTTAGCACGCGCTAGCGAAAAGTTGTCGTTATCACCGCGCTCTTACCATAGGGTCATTAAAGTGGCGCGTACAATTAGTGATTTAAAAGGTGCAGAGCATATTAGTTTAGAAGAGCTAAAAGAGGCGCTAAATTATCGTGCTTTTGAGCGGTTACTAGCGCAGTTAACTAAATAAACTAAACGCTGCTGGAAGTAATACCGAACCGTAATAATGTTTAATTATTTTAAGGTGTTAAGCTCAGTGTATTTTTATGATGTTAAAATTTTAATGCGCTAAATTGAGAGCATATAGCCTTTGCCACGTACGGTTACAATACGCTTTTGGTCTTTTTCATCGTATAGCTTTTTACGCAAACGGCCAATTAAAACATCCACAGTGCGGTCATTTGGGCTCCAATCGGGCTGACCTATTTCTTCTGATATTTTCTCACGCGAGGTGGCTTTGCCTGCGTTGCTAATTAAACAAATTAGCACTTTGTGCTCGGCTTCGGTTAAGCGCGACTCAATACCCGATGAGGTAATTAATGTGCGATTGTCGGGGTGAAGTTTAAAGTCGGCGTATTCTATAAATTCTTCGCTTTCGTCATCATCTTGATTAATTGCAATACGTTTATAAAGCGCACGCATGCGCAGCTCAAGCTCTAATAAGTCGACAGGCTTGCAAATATAATCATCAGCGCCTTGGGCAAGCCCTGCAATACGATCTGCTTGTGAGTCACGGCTGGATAAAACAATGACGCCAATATCGGTCAAAGTGTTGAGCTCTTTGGCAAGCTGCAATCCATCACGCTTGGGTAATACAATATCAATAATGGCAAGAGAAATAGCATTGCGCAGGTTTACGCGTTGCCTAACTATGTTTAGGGCATCAGCACCTGTGGGGTCTATTTCTATCGAAAATTCGGTGTCTGTAAAGTGATTTTGGATGCGCTTAACGAGTAGCTCGTCGTCTTCAACCAATAAAACGTTAATTGCCATAGGACTTATTTTTGTATATTTATAGCTCTGTATGGTAGCACCAATCGTTTAATGCTGAGAAGGGGGGTCTGTAACTTTTCGGTAACTTTATGTTTCAAATATAAAAGGGGTCATACAAAGCACCTGTTGATAGGATGAAGCTCAGCACACTTAGTAAAAATGTGCTGAGCGCTGTGTTACTTATCTGAGTACATAGCATCCCACCATTGTGGTTCGCCTTTTAGGTGTTTATCAAAATAAGCAAGCATGGTGTTCCACCAGTCAAAGCGTTTGTCACGAGCAAAAATTTGATGGTTAGCGCCTTTGTATTCAATAAGCTCTACGTCTTTGTTTAGTAGTTTTAAAGCTGTATACATGGTTAAGCTTTCACCAACAGGTACATTGGTATCGCTATCGCCATGTAAAAGTAACAAAGGAGTCGTTACTTTATCGGCATGAAATACAGGGCTATGATCGCTGTACAGTTTAGCGTTATTCCACGGAAAGCTATTTTTAGAGGCTTCGCCTGAGTATAAATAACCCCACCAACCTTCGCCCCAATATGAGGTTAAGTTAGAAATACCCGCATGCGCAATTGATGCACTGAACATGTCGGTTTTTGTTGCCAGCAGCATGGTCATAAAGCCACCATAAGAGGCGCCTAAATTACCTACTTTTTTGCTATCAACAAAATCGTACTTTTTCAAAAATGCTTGGGTACCTTGCATTATATCGTTAGCGGTATAGTCACCCCAGGCATTAACGTGCTGTGCAGAGAACTTTTGCCCAAACCCTGTTGCTCCTGTGGGCTGTAATACATAAACAACATAGCCATTTTCTGCCCATAAGTTAAATGGGTAGCGACCTGTAAAGCCACGAGTAACCGGTGAAGTGCCGCCGTAGTAATAGACAAGCGCAGGGTGTTTTTTAGTTTTATCTAAATTAGTAGGTAGGTATACACGTCCTGTTATTTCTACGCCGTCTTTATTTGTAAAATTAAACTCTTCAAGGGTCGGAATTTGCGTATTAGCGTAGGCAAGCGGCTTAGAATCCCAGATTAGATCTGTTTTGTTTTTACTTATATTTAAGCGTTTAAGCTGCTGTGGCGTAGATGCTGTGGTACCGCTTAGAAGTACTTGCGGGTTTCTCTCGTGCGAGTAGCTAAACTGCTCGACGATATCTAGGCCTGTATTAAGTTTTTTAAAGCGCTGTTTACTTAAGTCATATAAATACAAAGGTTGGGTATCTTGCTCGGTTACTTTTATAAGCGCATCGCCGTTATCAAGCACATGTAATTCACCTATAGCGGGGTCAAACTGCTTACTCAGCGCTTTTACGTTTTTACCGTTATCGCTAAGTAAGTATAATTGGCCGTCGTAATTATTAGCTAACATCTCTTTTGGAAGGGCGCGGCCTGCACCATTTTTAAAATCTGGGCCCGCAACAACGTATACATCTTTATTGGCGTACTTTGCATGATTAAAGGTTTTAAATTTACCAAAAGAGGTTATTTTATTTGATTTTAAATCAAGCTCCAGCAGTTCGGTCTCTGGGTGGGTGGTGGCTTGCATAACCATCGCTTGTCGGCTCATTAAAACCTTGCCACGATTTGTGTTTGCATCTTCAAAGTTATGTGAGATAGGTCCTTGGCTCAGTGCTTTGGTTAAGCCACTGTGAGTGTCTAATATATAGAGTTGACTTACGTTGCGTGCGTATGACCATCTATCTTGCAGGCCTTTGTAGTGCTTAGTTAAGCTGTTGTTGTCTTCAGGTGTTTTAGACCAGCTAAAAATAAGGCTGTTACTATCATAAAAATTAAAGTTGCTCGCGCCTTCAAGTTCTGTGGCTAATGTTTTAACGCTGAGGTTTTTACGGTTTAGCTGTTTTAGCTCGTTGCCTAACATATAAACTAAAAATTGGTTATTGGGGCTCCACACCATATTGCTTGGCTGTTGGCCTTCAAAACGATACAAGGTTTGGTTTTGGTTATTTTTAAGCTCAGTTACCACGTTTGCTTGGTTAGCAGTTTGGTTTGAATAGCTGCGTGTACTAGTAACATATTGTTTAGCATCGGGCGCAAAAGAAAGCCCACTAATGGTAGGTGCATCAAAAAGCTGCTCGGCTGAAAGTCGCTCGGTTGTAGAAGTATTAATTGTAATTTTGTCAGTATCGGATTTGGGCTCAAAGTCGAGGGAAACGTTGTTCCAGTTGGCAACCTGTTGTGCTACTACAATCACTTTATGAGTGCCATTTGTTAACGATAAAGAGTATGTGTGGTTATCCCCTTTTTGAAGCTTAGCATCGACAAACAACTGAGCGTTTTCTACTCCCTTTATGGTTAATGTACCCTGGCTAAAGCGCCTTGTTTCAATATTGAACTTAAGCGCTTGTAGGCCACCTAAAGTAAGCGCGTTTACTTTATGAAACGGCTGCCAGCTGTGCTTTTTACCAAATACAGACACGCTTTGCGAATTACGTTGCAGAGGCTCTAATAAGTTATTAATAATGGTTTGACCGTGTGGCGTTTGAAATGGCTTAACTTGCATGTTTTCGCCTAGGGGGCCAATAAACTCAATACTTGATTTATCAAGCGGGGCTGCTATTGCGGTCATACTCAAACTGCTCAGAACAAAAAGCCTGGCAGTCTGTTTTAGTAATTTATTTTTTGTGGTCCAAGGTGAGCTAATTCTCATATTTGTGCCTATTATTGATAGTTATTTGGCCAAATATAGCATGTATTGTTACCATGCCCATATGTTCAACTCATCGGAGAAAAAGTGACTTTACTGATTGTGTACATGGTTGCTGCCATCGTCATTTCTTTTTTATGTTCAGTTATGGAAGCAGTGCTATTAAGTATTTCGCCGAGTTACGTAGCGCTATTACGTAAAAAACAGCCAGAACTTGCTAAGCAACTCGAAAAGCTAAAAAATAATGTAGATCAACCGCTTGCTGCAATACTAACGCTTAACACCGTGGCTCATACCGCCGGTGCTGCAGGCGTGGGCGCACAAGCTGCTGTGGTTTTTTCAGATGCGGCGGTCGGCATTGCTTCTGCCATAATGACACTTTTAGTATTGGTACTTTCAGAGATCATTCCAAAAACCTTAGGAGCCAATTATTGGCGTGCCTTAACCCCTAGCGTGACTTACTCCTTACGCTTTTTAGTAATATCGCTAAAACCATTTGTATGGTTTGCTCAAAAGCTCACTAATTTAATGGGTGCCAAGCACGATGAGGCTTTTTATATTCGCCAAGAAATAGAAGCTATGGCAGATATAGGCACTGAGTCGGGGGCTCTTCATCAAGATGAGTCTGAAATTATCCGTAATTTACTGCATTTTAGGCATGCTAAATTATGTGATTTAATGACCCCGCGCACCGTACTGTACAAGGTGCATAAAGGTTTAACCGTCGATCAGTATATGAGTGAGCATGGCTCGTCTTCGTTTTCGCGAGTGCTTGTATTTGATAAAGATGCCGATGATATTATTGGCTTTGTGCATAAAAACGATATTATGTTGGCTTATCACCGCCTTGGCACCGACTATAAAATTAGCAAATTAGTAAAGCCTATTCACACGGTACCAGAAGGGCATAATGTGTCGTCGTTACTACAAACCTTGCTTAAACAGCGCACTCATATATGTTTAATTGTTGATGAGTACGGTGATGTGCAAGGTATTGTAACCCTAGAGGATATGATAGAAGCGCTTATGGGGCTTGAAATTGTTGATGAGCGTGACCAGTCAACCAATATGCGAATGGTTGCTAAGCAGCGTTGGCGCCAGCGTTTAGCAAGCAGTGAGCACATAGTAAGTAAAGATGATGATACGCCCCGAGACAACAGGTAATTGCCTCGGGAGTGAAGGCTAACGTTTAATTGTGCCCCCAGTAGTATTGACCCAGTTTAGTGCCCACTCAATAAAATCGTCTTTGGGTTTGGGGCAGGTAAATAAAAAACCCTGCATAGCTAAATTGGTGCGGTAATTTTTTAAGTATAACGACTCTTCAGCGCGCTCCACGCCCTCAGCCACTAGGGCTAATTGCTCTTGGCTGGCAATATCAACCAGAGAACTAACGACTACTTGCGAGAACTGATCTGTTTCAATATTACTAATAAGTGTACGGTCAATTTTTATTTCAGTAAAAGGCAGGCGTTTGAGCTGGTTCATATTGGTAAAGCCCACCCCAAAGTCATCTAATGATATACCAAAGCCATGCATTCTTAATCTGTTTAGCGTTTCTAGCTGAGAAAGGCTAGATAGCGCATGCTGCTCGGTGATTTCTAAAATAATATCACTTGGTGATAACTCATTGAGCTGTAAAATAAGCATTAGCTTATTAGGGCAGCTTAAATCATCTAATTGCGTAGGTGATAGGTTAAAAGCCAGTTTTAGGTGCGCGGCAATACTTGTGCGTATGGCTTTTAAATCGCTGGTGGCTTGTTCAAATAAGCTAAAGGTAATTTGATTAATTAATCCGCATTGCTCC
The genomic region above belongs to Pseudoalteromonas sp. MM1 and contains:
- a CDS encoding S9 family peptidase — its product is MRISSPWTTKNKLLKQTARLFVLSSLSMTAIAAPLDKSSIEFIGPLGENMQVKPFQTPHGQTIINNLLEPLQRNSQSVSVFGKKHSWQPFHKVNALTLGGLQALKFNIETRRFSQGTLTIKGVENAQLFVDAKLQKGDNHTYSLSLTNGTHKVIVVAQQVANWNNVSLDFEPKSDTDKITINTSTTERLSAEQLFDAPTISGLSFAPDAKQYVTSTRSYSNQTANQANVVTELKNNQNQTLYRFEGQQPSNMVWSPNNQFLVYMLGNELKQLNRKNLSVKTLATELEGASNFNFYDSNSLIFSWSKTPEDNNSLTKHYKGLQDRWSYARNVSQLYILDTHSGLTKALSQGPISHNFEDANTNRGKVLMSRQAMVMQATTHPETELLELDLKSNKITSFGKFKTFNHAKYANKDVYVVAGPDFKNGAGRALPKEMLANNYDGQLYLLSDNGKNVKALSKQFDPAIGELHVLDNGDALIKVTEQDTQPLYLYDLSKQRFKKLNTGLDIVEQFSYSHERNPQVLLSGTTASTPQQLKRLNISKNKTDLIWDSKPLAYANTQIPTLEEFNFTNKDGVEITGRVYLPTNLDKTKKHPALVYYYGGTSPVTRGFTGRYPFNLWAENGYVVYVLQPTGATGFGQKFSAQHVNAWGDYTANDIMQGTQAFLKKYDFVDSKKVGNLGASYGGFMTMLLATKTDMFSASIAHAGISNLTSYWGEGWWGYLYSGEASKNSFPWNNAKLYSDHSPVFHADKVTTPLLLLHGDSDTNVPVGESLTMYTALKLLNKDVELIEYKGANHQIFARDKRFDWWNTMLAYFDKHLKGEPQWWDAMYSDK
- a CDS encoding CNNM domain-containing protein is translated as MTLLIVYMVAAIVISFLCSVMEAVLLSISPSYVALLRKKQPELAKQLEKLKNNVDQPLAAILTLNTVAHTAGAAGVGAQAAVVFSDAAVGIASAIMTLLVLVLSEIIPKTLGANYWRALTPSVTYSLRFLVISLKPFVWFAQKLTNLMGAKHDEAFYIRQEIEAMADIGTESGALHQDESEIIRNLLHFRHAKLCDLMTPRTVLYKVHKGLTVDQYMSEHGSSSFSRVLVFDKDADDIIGFVHKNDIMLAYHRLGTDYKISKLVKPIHTVPEGHNVSSLLQTLLKQRTHICLIVDEYGDVQGIVTLEDMIEALMGLEIVDERDQSTNMRMVAKQRWRQRLASSEHIVSKDDDTPRDNR
- a CDS encoding response regulator transcription factor — protein: MAINVLLVEDDELLVKRIQNHFTDTEFSIEIDPTGADALNIVRQRVNLRNAISLAIIDIVLPKRDGLQLAKELNTLTDIGVIVLSSRDSQADRIAGLAQGADDYICKPVDLLELELRMRALYKRIAINQDDDESEEFIEYADFKLHPDNRTLITSSGIESRLTEAEHKVLICLISNAGKATSREKISEEIGQPDWSPNDRTVDVLIGRLRKKLYDEKDQKRIVTVRGKGYMLSI
- a CDS encoding EAL domain-containing protein, coding for MSISVPNILVVDDSKAILIVMEAILNELGVSNKVTKCLSAQQALTHVTDDINFYDIVFTDLNMPEMDGMEFIRKLGELNFTGAVVIISEMDHKVINLAANLARHSNIHLVANLAKPVQLNQVKTVLQKAQHLAVHNDHSYTSISEKALHEAIKLNEITPYYQPKINSQTSEIESIEVLARIVKTDTGEIIAPNRFISLSEQCGLINQITFSLFEQATSDLKAIRTSIAAHLKLAFNLSPTQLDDLSCPNKLMLILQLNELSPSDIILEITEQHALSSLSQLETLNRLRMHGFGISLDDFGVGFTNMNQLKRLPFTEIKIDRTLISNIETDQFSQVVVSSLVDIASQEQLALVAEGVERAEESLYLKNYRTNLAMQGFLFTCPKPKDDFIEWALNWVNTTGGTIKR
- the nudE gene encoding ADP compounds hydrolase NudE: MTQKKHPTPPQIISNNVVAKSRLFTVESLELKFSNDEERQYERIRGGGRGAVMIVPITADNEMLLVREYCAGTNNYQLGFPKGLIDPGETPQQAANRELKEEVGFGAEFFEPLKVVSMAPSYFNATMHILFAKQLYPQTLEGDEPEPLVVVKWPLTDWQSLLEQDDFTEARSVAALLLLNKYLASGAANE
- the cysQ gene encoding 3'(2'),5'-bisphosphate nucleotidase CysQ, yielding MNKLLEPCIELAQSAGDAIMAIYKKDDIGQQEKSDSTPVTKADLASNDVLVAGLKALAPDIPIMSEETPIPALADRQNWQRYWLLDPMDGTGEFILESGDFAVNIALIENNHPVLGVIHWPAKDITYFATANQGAFKRENGSDTKMSVATPDNLTLAVSRRQKIEAVSQYLNTQFATIAVGSCSLKACIVAEGKADCFLRIGPTGEWDTGASQVIVEEAGGCITDAEFNPLTYNQRESTENPDFIVMGHPDWEFQKMISPHQR
- a CDS encoding trimeric intracellular cation channel family protein is translated as MTELYHWFDLIGIAVFAITGTLVAHEKKMDGFGVVVLAAVTAIGGGTVRDLILDVPVFWLHDQSFFYAILAAVFITTRLINKQKSIPHYTLQIADAFGLAFFAVMGTQKALLAGMPNMTAIIMGVITGCFGGMLRDVLAREIPMLLKGELYAITCIAGGVVYTLGIHFALATELAMVMAMLTTLLLRIAAIKWQITVHVFKYSD
- a CDS encoding YifB family Mg chelatase-like AAA ATPase codes for the protein MSLARIYSRAQVGINAPEVIVEVHLGNGLPAFHIVGLPEASVKESKDRVRSALENSQFGFPDQRITVNLAPADLPKDGGRFDLAIAVGILVASGQVVCPDIHKYEFYGELALNGEVRGVNAILPSVLAAKEQDRCCFLPFTNDSLASLVNGVKRKAVNSLQEVWGDLLNQQPLPLNIEYPDCAQSPDFLLDLSDVKGQPGAKRVLEIAAAGGHNLLFLGPPGTGKSMLAQRMATIMPTMSDDEAISTAALYSIIGQSIDLNNWRQRPFRNPHHTCSAVALVGGSSNPKPGEISLAHNGVLFLDELPEFERKVLDSLREPMETGSVVISRAARQMEFPAQFQLIAALNPSPTGCHNDKRATPDQVMRYLSRVSGPFIDRIDLQIELPRLTSVELQSTQPEESSAQVRQRVEAAYHIQLKRQGKVNARLNNKEMNIHCELAPAELQFLARASEKLSLSPRSYHRVIKVARTISDLKGAEHISLEELKEALNYRAFERLLAQLTK